The following proteins come from a genomic window of Rhizobium sp. 007:
- a CDS encoding J domain-containing protein, whose translation MNQNPYELLGVKPDATQKEIQSAFRKLAKKFHPDLNPRDKRAETRFKDISAAYELLSDEEKRARFDRGEIDMTGAEQAPRNYYRDYASASSPGGPYQNTSGFADFGDADDPFASFFSRRSGGAQFRAQGMDRQFSMEVDFLDAVNGAKKQVRLPDGPPLDVQIPAGTRDGQMLRLRGKGEPGIGGGPAGDALIDIRVRPHRFFTRDGDDIRLELPVSLSEAVLGGKVRVPTPSGPVNLTLPPYSNTGKVLRLKGKGVVRRGGKQGDVYVTLKIVLPDKPDDRLTAFVKDWAETSAQDPRRSMEV comes from the coding sequence ATGAACCAGAACCCATATGAGCTTTTGGGCGTGAAGCCGGATGCGACCCAAAAGGAAATTCAAAGCGCTTTCCGCAAGCTCGCCAAGAAGTTCCATCCCGATCTCAATCCGCGTGACAAGAGAGCCGAGACGCGGTTCAAGGATATTTCCGCTGCCTACGAACTTCTGAGCGATGAGGAAAAGCGTGCCCGCTTCGATCGCGGCGAGATCGATATGACAGGCGCCGAGCAGGCGCCGCGCAACTATTATCGCGACTACGCCTCGGCGAGCAGTCCTGGCGGCCCCTACCAGAATACCTCCGGCTTTGCCGATTTCGGCGACGCCGACGATCCTTTTGCCAGTTTCTTTTCGCGCCGCAGCGGTGGCGCGCAATTTCGCGCCCAGGGCATGGATCGTCAGTTCTCGATGGAGGTCGACTTCCTCGATGCAGTCAACGGCGCCAAAAAGCAGGTCAGATTGCCGGATGGCCCGCCCCTCGACGTGCAGATTCCGGCAGGCACCCGAGACGGACAGATGTTGCGACTGCGCGGTAAGGGCGAGCCGGGAATTGGCGGCGGACCGGCGGGCGATGCGCTGATCGATATCCGCGTACGTCCGCATCGCTTCTTCACCCGTGATGGTGACGATATTCGCCTGGAACTGCCGGTCTCGCTCAGCGAAGCCGTGCTCGGCGGCAAGGTGCGCGTGCCGACACCCTCGGGTCCCGTCAATCTGACGCTGCCGCCGTATTCGAATACAGGCAAGGTGCTGCGCCTCAAGGGCAAAGGCGTTGTAAGGCGCGGCGGTAAACAGGGCGATGTCTATGTCACTCTCAAGATCGTCCTGCCCGACAAGCCGGATGACCGGTTGACCGCATTCGTCAAGGATTGGGCCGAAACGAGCGCGCAGGATCCAAGAAGGAGTATGGAGGTCTGA
- a CDS encoding BTAD domain-containing putative transcriptional regulator, with product MRIRLLGGLEVTSPEHRQVRFTTRKTSLLFAALVLGGSRGYRREQLSEAFWPGRRNGQARNSLRQALVDIRRSFPASKDATVYIDGDQEAVALVAGPDDADISIFDLKLEGGRTTDLAFAADLYRGEVLAGDAIPDGLDEWFRPHQSKYQRKAQQLVERLSLALSGPGSAEETACEGLAERLLASDPTVEAAHRALMRIHALRGHENAVLRQFESCRALLKKHLRAEPEAQTAFLAASLRSLEETEYQRTAPSLDVVSQPQVLSVPTKHHDRASVAVLPFQNLSGDTEQEYFADGIVEEIIIALAHFRHLYVIARNSSFTYKGQAVDIKQVGRELDVRYVVEGSVRRTGDRLRIAGQLIDTSTGAHLWADRFDGTLADVFDLQDQVASSIVGAITPKVEEAEIERAKRKPTESLDAYDYYLRGLAVFDRTITVRSTIDDALGLFMKAIDRDPEFAMAHARAARCYATRKSNGWMIDRAQEIAEATRLARRAVELGRDDAIALSYGGYVLGYVGGDLDDSAACIDRALALNPNLAAALGVSSWVKACLGEPDKAVEHAALAMRLSPFDPRLFAWQFNSGLAHFCAGRYDDAVAWAGKSLRHQPNYPSAMRVVAAGHAMAGRFVEAQEMIARLCDFDPALRLSNLADILPPFRRLDDRTRYIEALRKAGLPE from the coding sequence GTGCGCATCAGGTTGCTAGGTGGCCTCGAAGTTACTTCTCCGGAACACCGGCAAGTCCGCTTCACCACGCGCAAGACTTCGCTTCTTTTTGCTGCCTTGGTTCTCGGAGGCAGCCGCGGCTATCGTCGGGAACAGCTTTCTGAAGCCTTTTGGCCGGGACGAAGGAATGGGCAGGCCCGCAATAGCTTGCGGCAGGCGCTGGTCGACATCAGGCGGTCGTTCCCGGCTAGCAAAGATGCCACCGTCTACATCGATGGGGACCAGGAGGCCGTCGCGCTGGTTGCCGGACCGGATGACGCGGACATTTCGATCTTCGACCTGAAACTGGAAGGCGGCCGGACCACTGATCTCGCGTTTGCTGCGGATCTCTATCGCGGTGAGGTGCTTGCAGGCGACGCCATTCCGGACGGACTGGATGAATGGTTCAGACCTCATCAGAGTAAATATCAACGCAAGGCGCAGCAGCTGGTGGAGCGGCTGAGCCTGGCGCTCTCTGGGCCCGGCTCCGCAGAAGAAACAGCCTGCGAAGGGCTCGCGGAGAGGCTGCTTGCTTCGGACCCGACTGTGGAGGCCGCCCATCGAGCGTTGATGCGGATCCACGCTCTCAGGGGGCACGAAAACGCGGTCTTGCGCCAGTTCGAGTCCTGTCGAGCTCTCTTGAAGAAGCATCTGCGCGCGGAGCCCGAGGCACAGACGGCCTTCCTGGCGGCTTCGCTGCGATCGCTGGAGGAAACCGAATATCAGCGGACCGCACCGAGCCTTGACGTCGTGTCGCAGCCGCAGGTCCTCTCAGTCCCGACGAAGCATCACGATCGGGCATCGGTGGCGGTGTTGCCATTTCAGAATCTAAGCGGCGATACAGAGCAGGAATATTTTGCCGACGGCATAGTGGAGGAAATCATCATCGCCCTGGCTCACTTCCGTCACCTGTACGTCATCGCGCGGAATTCGAGCTTTACCTACAAGGGTCAGGCCGTAGACATAAAGCAGGTCGGACGCGAATTGGACGTACGCTATGTGGTCGAGGGAAGCGTGCGGCGGACGGGTGACCGCCTGCGCATTGCCGGGCAGCTCATCGACACTTCGACGGGTGCCCACCTCTGGGCAGATCGTTTTGACGGAACTCTGGCGGATGTATTCGATCTTCAAGATCAGGTCGCCTCAAGCATCGTGGGCGCGATAACACCGAAAGTGGAGGAGGCTGAGATCGAGCGTGCCAAACGCAAGCCGACAGAGAGCCTCGACGCTTACGACTACTATCTCCGCGGGCTGGCGGTCTTTGACCGGACGATCACCGTTAGATCCACCATCGACGATGCCTTGGGGCTGTTCATGAAGGCGATCGACCGTGACCCGGAGTTTGCTATGGCCCATGCACGGGCGGCGCGGTGTTACGCGACCCGAAAGAGCAACGGTTGGATGATCGACCGCGCGCAAGAGATCGCCGAAGCTACCCGACTGGCCAGGAGAGCGGTCGAACTTGGAAGGGACGATGCCATTGCGCTCTCCTACGGCGGATACGTCCTCGGCTACGTTGGTGGTGACCTCGATGACAGTGCGGCTTGCATCGATCGCGCGCTTGCTCTCAACCCGAATCTGGCCGCTGCTTTGGGCGTCAGCAGCTGGGTGAAAGCTTGCTTGGGCGAACCGGACAAGGCCGTCGAACACGCCGCGCTTGCCATGCGCCTGAGCCCATTTGATCCGCGCCTGTTTGCTTGGCAGTTCAACTCCGGGCTCGCTCATTTTTGTGCTGGCCGCTACGATGACGCCGTCGCTTGGGCGGGAAAGTCGTTGCGCCACCAGCCGAACTACCCGAGTGCGATGCGTGTCGTGGCGGCGGGTCATGCCATGGCGGGGCGGTTTGTGGAAGCCCAGGAAATGATCGCTCGCCTATGCGACTTCGACCCTGCGCTGCGCCTTTCGAATCTTGCCGATATACTCCCACCGTTCCGACGACTGGACGATCGTACTCGGTATATAGAGGCTCTTCGGAAAGCGGGACTGCCGGAGTAA
- a CDS encoding MFS transporter, translating to MTSENPIQTSCTQVTGKTDITLTTAPPRLATLILLSALAVLPVNMILPSLPNIAATFQADFGLVNLSVAGYATVSALTTVIAGAMTDRYGRRPVVLMAVSIFIVASVGCALATNIGVFLLFRAMQASIAACFSVALVLIKETSGERETASKIGYAAVGWALAPMLGPMFGGTVDELFGWRASFVVFAVLGSAMLALALCDLRETTARSQRPHGNYLAAYGQLLSSARFWAYTLCMAWSMGTLYIFLGGAPLAVGQTLGGSSAKLGLYMGLVPAGFILGSYLAGRYASKHALGATLIVGRLITCMGLVVGLILSMLATAHVLAFFGPCMLIGIGNGLTMPAANTGVLSVRADLAGTAAGLAAAMTTAGGALIASIAGLFLVKSGATHVLLGMMLISASLALLAALLAAFVDWRASKMVS from the coding sequence ATGACGAGCGAAAATCCCATTCAGACGTCGTGCACCCAAGTGACCGGCAAAACGGATATCACCCTGACGACTGCCCCGCCCCGGCTAGCGACCCTCATCTTGCTTTCGGCGCTTGCGGTGCTGCCGGTGAACATGATCTTGCCGTCGCTTCCGAACATTGCAGCCACGTTCCAAGCTGATTTCGGGCTCGTCAATCTTTCGGTTGCGGGCTATGCAACCGTATCGGCGCTGACAACGGTCATCGCAGGGGCGATGACGGATCGATATGGGCGCAGGCCGGTCGTATTAATGGCTGTCTCCATCTTCATTGTCGCGTCCGTTGGCTGTGCACTGGCGACCAATATTGGCGTTTTCCTTCTGTTTCGAGCAATGCAGGCGTCCATTGCTGCGTGTTTTTCCGTGGCCCTCGTCCTGATCAAGGAGACATCGGGCGAGCGCGAAACCGCAAGCAAAATCGGTTACGCCGCCGTGGGATGGGCACTTGCGCCGATGCTCGGTCCGATGTTTGGCGGGACGGTGGACGAGTTGTTCGGATGGCGGGCGAGCTTTGTTGTCTTTGCGGTCCTTGGTTCAGCAATGCTCGCTTTGGCCCTTTGTGATTTAAGGGAAACGACCGCGCGCTCACAGAGACCGCATGGGAACTATCTTGCCGCCTATGGACAGCTCCTGAGTTCGGCGCGGTTCTGGGCCTACACCCTGTGTATGGCCTGGTCCATGGGGACGCTTTACATCTTCCTGGGCGGAGCACCATTGGCCGTCGGTCAGACGCTCGGCGGCTCAAGTGCGAAACTGGGCTTGTACATGGGGTTGGTCCCGGCGGGCTTCATCCTGGGTAGCTATTTGGCTGGCCGCTACGCCTCCAAGCACGCGCTGGGCGCTACCCTCATTGTCGGGCGCCTCATAACGTGCATGGGGCTGGTGGTTGGCCTGATCCTATCGATGTTGGCGACAGCCCACGTTCTTGCGTTCTTTGGGCCTTGCATGCTCATCGGCATCGGCAATGGACTGACCATGCCCGCCGCCAACACAGGCGTGCTGTCGGTGCGCGCCGATCTCGCCGGTACCGCGGCGGGGCTGGCCGCTGCAATGACAACCGCTGGCGGAGCGCTCATAGCCTCAATCGCCGGCTTGTTCCTTGTGAAGTCAGGTGCAACCCATGTACTGCTCGGTATGATGCTGATATCGGCATCACTCGCATTGCTGGCAGCACTTTTGGCCGCTTTTGTCGATTGGCGTGCCTCCAAGATGGTTTCCTAG
- a CDS encoding chaperone modulator CbpM, with translation MDDVEFRRFLRIDVTELNFWIEEGWLVPDAVEERLQFHDSDVARAQLILDLTRKMGLNEAGVDVVMDLVDQLHGLRGTMRRLLTAISQQEQEVQQRLLSALADLERYRD, from the coding sequence ATGGATGATGTTGAATTCCGGCGGTTCCTGAGGATCGACGTCACCGAGTTGAATTTTTGGATCGAGGAGGGCTGGCTGGTGCCTGATGCCGTGGAGGAACGGCTGCAGTTTCACGACAGCGACGTCGCCCGCGCGCAATTGATCCTCGATCTTACCCGGAAGATGGGACTTAACGAGGCTGGCGTCGATGTCGTTATGGACCTGGTAGACCAGCTTCACGGGCTGCGCGGAACCATGCGCCGGCTATTGACCGCGATTAGTCAACAGGAGCAGGAGGTGCAGCAACGGCTGCTGAGCGCTCTCGCCGATCTCGAACGCTATCGCGACTAG